One window from the genome of Salvia miltiorrhiza cultivar Shanhuang (shh) chromosome 7, IMPLAD_Smil_shh, whole genome shotgun sequence encodes:
- the LOC130994501 gene encoding uncharacterized protein LOC130994501, which produces MAAYGALVSLMNIIDRLENHPSPPISIHKQQVESLTQNVTFLQEFLDGYISPVVDDHEGDPFERRIAGAVYAAEDVIESQIVLQIHNRSTIRGKMSSFIKLFRARCKCATNDRNAAEDLYHHLQQVIEEMNLIKKEAMEIATAADQPQRKVSSTHAGSSSTVKETVMVGFNEVLLEVLDKLTGGQLSRQIIPVMGMGGIGKTTLARHVFEHPLVKEHFDICAWTTISLTYNVRETLREVLFQASGNSGSDLSEDELGLKLYQYLWGRRYLIIMDDMWSTEVWDKIRSSFPDCNDGSRIIVTTRMSNLTSQLGESYGVGMKFLDEASSWDLFCKTVFGGDCFPLELEDIGKNIVANCKGLPLSIATIGGLLAKSEHTTEYWMRIEQNLNSIVITNNDEFCLKILRLSYTYLPNYLKPCFLYMGVFEEDRRIRVSMLKKLWVSEGFLKPVNGKCLETIAKEYLKELVDRNLILVDELGFRGNVKFCKIHDLLRDLCLKEVEKERFYHIIEKSPSVIDNECRRVVFKNAGRRVIREVSRSLSHARSIICDNQEKNFERPHNFRLLRTFKAYDRDTREYGYGVHFLGDVFQLVNSRHLAVRLNWKSKFPSSINFLWNLYTLIVDHFSLIGSWDMKRCSIDRRLQDHLIAPIEIWKLHQLRHLEFVGTTKLILPDPPSEMVIMENLQTLKGVMNLYLNEEVVQRIPNLKKLHLSYKSEEMEGCLIKSLSELKQMEKANCFSYLECLIKLENLYCGFYYGCDDEYLQRISFPHSLKKLKLSLNNLELVEILQKIGCLPLLHKLVLYGGTFQTGKWDTIEGQFRSLKLLELNWCKGLKNWTMAESSHFPVLQELRLRDLKELEEIPSEVGEIATLKSITLEHCSESAVVSAKKIVEEQHDYYGDQLELHVRAILWHRDERLQRLASPNFEKELIMAAYGALVSLMNIIDQLENHPSSPISIDKQQVESLTENVTFLQEFLDAYISPVVDDHEAELLERRIADAVYAAEDVIESQIVLQIHNRSTIIGRCPVDNRSTIRGKISSFIKLFQARCKCATNDRNASEDFYHDLQQVIEEMNLIKNEAMEIATAADQLQRKVSSTHAASSSTVIKKDTLEIAAAAQLQRKVSSSTHTGSTSTVKEIMMVGFDDVLLEVLDKLTGGQRSRQIIPIMGMGGIGKTTLARHVFEHALVKQHFDICGWTTISQTYNVRETLRKVFSQVSGNSGSDDLSEGELGLKLYQYLWGRRYLIIMDDVWSTEVWDKIRSSFPDCNNGSRIIVTTRLSNLTSQLGESYGVGMKFLDEASSWDLFTNTVFGGESFPPELKKIGKNIVANCKGLPLSIATIGGHLAKSERTTEYWMRIEQNLNSIVITNNDEFCLKILRLSYTYLPNYLKPCFLYMGVFKEDSRIRVSMLKKLWVSEGFLKPVSGKCLETIAKEYLKELVDRNLILVDKLGFSGNAKFCKIHDLLRDLCLKEVEKERFYHIIEKTPSVIDNECRRVVLKNAGRRIIREVSRSLSHARSIICDDEGKNFEMPHNFKLLRTFKAYDRDTLYRNGDDGDHFLGDVFQLVNSRHLAVRIHMKSKFPSSINLLWNLYTLIVALSPLGLHPHDLIAPIEIWKLHQLRHLECMGTGLILPDPPSEMVIMENLQTLKGVMNLYLNEEVVQRIPNLKKLHLFYNFKDMEGCLIKSLSELKQMERDNCFSYLECLSKLENLSCDIYYGYDEYLQRISFPHSLKKLNLIVNNVELEEILQKIACLPLLQKLVLQYGIFKTGKWDTIEGQFRSLKLLQLYYCKGLENWTMAESSHFPVLQELRLRGLRQLEEIPSEVGEIATLKSITLEHCSESAVVSAKKIVEEQEDLYGDQLDLHVRAILWYRDERLQSLASPNFEVTV; this is translated from the exons ATGGCAGCTTATGGAGCTCTGGTTTCTCTTATGAATATCATAGATCGGCTTGAAAATCATCCTTCCCCTCCAATTTCTATCCACAAACAGCAAGTtgaatctctcactcaaaaTGTTACCTTCTTGCAGGAATTTCTTGATGGTTATATTTCCCCAGTTGTCGATGACCATGAAGGGGATCCATTCGAGCGTCGCATTGCTGGTGCAGTTTATGCAGCTGAGGATGTCATCGAATCCCAAATTGTGCTTCAAATTCATAACCGATCCACAATTCGTGGGAAGATGTCCAGTTTTATCAAATTGTTTCGAGCTCGGTGCAAATGCGCAACAAATGATAGAAATGCAGCTGAGGACTTGTATCACCATCTACAACAAGTCATAGAAGAAATGAATTTGATCAAGAAGGAAGCCATGGAGATTGCAACCGCAGCTGATCAACCGCAGAGAAAGGTCTCCTCAACTCATGCTGGCTCCTCTTCCACAGTGAAGGAAACCGTGATGGTGGGCTTCAACGAGGTGTTACTTGAAGTGCTGGATAAGCTCACCGGAGGCCAACTCAGTCGCCAAATCATCCCAGTTATGGGGATGGGCGGCattggtaagaccactcttgcccgACATGTATTTGAGCATCCGCTTGTTAAAGAGcattttgatatttgtgcttggACTACAATTTCTCTAACTTATAATGTTAGAGAAACTCTAAGAGAAGTTCTTTTCCAAGCAAGTGGAAATTCAGGTAGTGATCTGAGTGAGGACGAATTGGGATTGAAACTATATCAGTATTTATGGGGTAGGAGGTATCTCATAAttatggatgatatgtggagtacAGAGGTGTGGGACAAGATCAGGTCTTCCTTTCCTGATTGTAATGATGGGAGTCGAATAATCGTAACAACAAGGATGTCGAACTTGACTTCGCAGTTGGGTGAGTCTTATGGCGTTGGTATGAAATTTCTAGATGAGGCTAGTAGTTGGGATTTGTTTTGCAAGACTGTGTTTGGGGGCGATTGTTTCCCTCTTGAATTGGAGGATATTGGAAAGAATATTGTAGCAAATTGTAAAGGGCTTCCTTTATCAATTGCTACAATTGGAGGTCTTTTGGCAAAATCTGAGCACACTACAGAATATTGGATGCGTATAGagcaaaatttaaattcaattgtCATTACGAATAATGATGAATTTTGCTTGAAAATATTGCGGTTGAGCTATACTTATCTGCCCAACTATTTGAAGCCATGTTTTTTGTATATGGGTGTTTTTGAGGAAGATCGTAGAATTCGCGTCTCAATGTTGAAAAAGCTATGGGTTTCTGAAGGATTTTTAAAACCCGTGAATGGAAAATGTTTGGAAACAATAGCAAAAGAGTACTTGAAGGAATTGGTAGATAGAAATCTGATTTTAGTTGATGAGTTGGGATTTAGGGGAAATGTAAAGTTTTGTAAGATTCATGATTTGTTGAGGGATTTATGCTTAAAAGAAGTTGAAAAGGAGAGGTTTTATCATATCATAGAAAAGAGTCCTTCAGTCATAGATAACGAATGTCGTCGGGTTGTTTTTAAAAATGCTGGAAGAAGGGTAATACGTGAAGTTTCGAGATCTTTGTCACATGCTCGTTCTATAATATGTGATAACCAGGAGAAAAACTTTGAAAGGCCTCATAATTTTAGATTGTTGAGAACATTCAAAGCATATGATAGAGATACACGTGAATATGGATATGGTGTTCATTTCCTAGGCGATGTTTTTCAATTGGTGAACTCACGGCACCTTGCTGTTAGACTCAATTGGAAGTCCAAATTCCCATCTTCGATCAATTTCCTCTGGAATCTATATACGTTAATAGTTGATCATTTTTCACTCATTGGGTCCTGGGATATGAAAAGATGTAGTATTGATCGTCGTTTGCAGGATCATCTTATTGCACCAATTGAGATTTGGAAATTGCATCAACTTAGGCATCTCGAGTTTGTGGGTACAACAAAATTGATTCTACCAGATCCTCCGAGTGAGATGGTTATCATGGAGAATCTACAAACGCTCAAAGGAGTAATGAATTTGTATTTGAATGAGGAGGTGGTTCAAAGAATTCCCAATCTCAAGAAATTGCATCTAAGTTACAAATCCGAAGAAATGGAGGGTTGTCTCATCAAGAGCTTGAGTGAATTGAAACAAATGGAGAAAGCCAACTGTTTCAGCTATCTTGAGTGTCTGATTAAATTGGAAAACTTGTATTGTGGCTTCTATTATGGATGTGATGATGAGTATTTGCAGAGGATTAGTTTCCCACACtccctcaagaagttgaagttATCTCTCAATAATCTGGAGTTGGTAGAGATATTACAAAAGATAGGGTGTTTGCCCCTTCTTCACAAGTTAGTATTATATGGTGGTACCTTCCAAACAGGCAAGTGGGACACTATTGAGGGCCAATTCCGGAGCCTCAAGTTACTAGAATTGAACTGGTGTAAGGGTCTAAAAAATTGGACGATGGCAGAGAGCTCCCACTTTCCAGTTCTCCAGGAGCTTCGTCTGCGAGATTTGAAAGAATTGGAGGAGATCCCTTCCGAAGTTGGAGAAATAGCAACGCTGAAGTCAATTACTTTGGAACATTGCAGTGAATCAGCAGTAGTGTCGGCTAAAAAGATAGTAGAAGAACAACATGATTATTATGGAGACCAACTTGAACTTCATGTTCGAGCTATACTTTGGCACAGAGACGAAAGACTGCAGAGGTTGGCAAGTCCCAACTTTGAA AAAGAGTTAATCATGGCAGCTTATGGAGCTCTGGTTTCTCTTATGAATATCATAGATCAGCTTGAAAATCATCCTTCCTCTCCAATTTCTATCGACAAACAGCAAGTTGAATCTCTCACTGAAAATGTTACCTTCTTGCAGGAATTTCTTGATGCTTATATTTCCCCAGTTGTGGATGACCATGAGGCGGAACTATTGGAGCGTCGCATTGCTGATGCAGTTTATGCAGCTGAAGATGTCATCGAATCCCAAATTGTGCTTCAAATTCATAACAGATCCACAATTATTGGAAGATGTCCAGTTGACAACCGATCCACAATTCGTGGGAAGATATCCAGTTTTATCAAATTGTTTCAAGCTCGGTGCAAATGCGCAACAAATGATAGAAATGCATCTGAGGACTTCTATCACGATCTACAACAAGTGATAGAAGAAATGAATTTGATCAAGAATGAAGCCATGGAGATTGCAACCGCAGCTGATCAACTGCAGAGAAAGGTCTCCTCAACTCATGCTGCCTCCTCTTCCACTGTGATCAAGAAGGATACCTTGGAGATTGCTGCCGCAGCTCAACTGCAGAGAAAGGTCTCGTCAAGTACTCATACTGGTTCCACTTCCACTGTGAAGGAAATCATGATGGTGGGCTTCGACGACGTGTTACTTGAAGTGTTGGATAAGCTCACCGGAGGCCAACGCAGTCGCCAGATCATCCCAATAATGGGGATGGGCGGCattggtaagaccactcttgcccgACATGTATTTGAGCATGCGCTTGTTAAACAACATTTTGATATTTGTGGTTGGACTACAATTTCTCAAACTTATAATGTTAGAGAAACCCTTAGAAAAGTTTTTTCCCAAGTAAGTGGAAATTCAGGTAGTGATGATCTGAGTGAAGGAGAATTGGGATTAAAACTATACCAGTATTTATGGGGTAGGAGGTATCTCATAATTATGGATGATGTGTGGAGTACAGAGGTGTGGGACAAGATCAGGTCTTCCTTTCCTGATTGCAATAATGGGAGTCGAATAATTGTAACAACTAGGCTCTCAAACTTGACTTCGCAGTTGGGTGAGTCTTATGGCGTTGGTATGAAATTTCTAGATGAGGCTAGTAGTTGGGATTTGTTCACCAACACTGTGTTTGGGGGAGAAAGCTTTCCACCTGAGTTGAAGAAAATTGGAAAGAATATTGTAGCAAATTGTAAAGGGCTTCCTTTATCAATTGCTACAATTGGAGGTCATTTGGCAAAATCTGAGCGCACTACAGAATATTGGATGCGTATAGagcaaaatttaaattcaattgtCATTACGAATAATGATGAATTTTGCTTGAAAATATTGCGATTGAGCTATACCTATCTGCCCAACTATTTGAAGCCATGTTTTTTGTATATGGGTGTTTTTAAGGAAGATAGTAGAATTCGTGTCTCAATGCTGAAGAAGCTATGGGTTTCAGAAGGATTTTTAAAACCCGTGAGTGGAAAATGTTTGGAAACAATAGCAAAAGAGTACTTGAAGGAGTTGGTAGATAGAAATCTGATTTTAGTTGATAAGTTGGGATTTAGTGGAAATGCAAAGTTTTGTAAGATTCATGATTTGTTGAGGGATTTATGCTTGAAAGAAGTTGAAAAGGAGAGGTTTTATCATATCATAGAAAAGACTCCTTCAGTCATAGATAACGAATGTCGTCGGGTTGTTCTTAAAAATGCTGGAAGAAGGATAATACGTGAAGTCTCAAGATCTTTGTCGCATGCTCGTTCTATAATATGTGATGACGAGGGGAAAAACTTTGAAATGCCTCACAATTTTAAATTGTTGAGAACATTCAAAGCATATGATAGAGATACATTATATCGAAATGGAGATGATGGTGATCATTTCCTAGGCGATGTTTTTCAATTGGTGAACTCACGGCACCTTGCTGTTAGAATTCATATGAAGTCCAAATTCCCGTCTTCGATCAATTTGCTTTGGAATCTATATACGTTAATAGTTGCTCTGTCTCCATTGGGATTGCATCCGCATGATCTTATTGCACCGATTGAGATTTGGAAATTGCATCAACTTAGGCATCTCGAGTGTATGGGAACAGGATTGATTCTACCAGATCCTCCGAGTGAGATGGTTATCATGGAGAATCTACAAACGCTCAAAGGAGTAATGAATTTGTATTTGAATGAGGAGGTGGTTCAAAGAATTCCCAATCTCAAGAAATTGCatctattttacaattttaaagaTATGGAGGGTTGTCTCATCAAGAGCTTGAGTGAATTGAAACAAATGGAGAGAGACAACTGTTTCAGCTATCTTGAGTGTCTGAGTAAATTGGAAAACTTGTCCTGCGACATCTATTAtggatatgatgagtatttgCAGAGGATTAGTTTCCCACACTCCCTCAAAAAGTTGAATTTGATTGTCAATAATGTGGAGTTGGAAGAGATATTGCAGAAGATAGCGTGTTTGCCCCTTCTTCAGAAGTTAGTATTACAATATGGTATCTTCAAAACAGGCAAGTGGGACACTATTGAGGGCCAATTCCGGAGCCTCAAGCTACTACAATTGTACTATTGTAAAGGTCTAGAAAATTGGACGATGGCAGAGAGCTCCCACTTTCCAGTTCTCCAGGAGCTCCGTCTTCGAGGTTTGCGACAATTGGAGGAGATCCCTTCTGAAGTTGGAGAAATAGCAACGCTGAAATCAATTACTTTGGAACATTGCAGTGAATCAGCAGTAGTGTCGGCTAAAAAGATAGTAGAAGAACAAGAGGATTTATATGGAGACCAACTTGACCTTCATGTTCGAGCTATACTTTGGTACAGAGACGAAAGACTGCAGAGCTTGGCAAGTCCCAACTTTGAAGTTACAGTGTAA
- the LOC130994502 gene encoding secreted RxLR effector protein 161-like: MQNIPYANAIGFVMYLMISTRPDIAYVVSCLSRYMANPGMPHWEAVKWLLRYLKSTVNYGLSFDKSDDGVKCVGYVDSNYANNKDNRKSTTSYVFTLCDFCISWKSQLQRIVALSTTESEYIVATEAVKEAIWLNGVLSELQHIDDKPLLFSDSQSAIQLCKNPVFVDSQSVCI, from the coding sequence ATGCAAAACATTCCTTATGCCAATGCCATAGGTTTTGTCATGTATTTGATGATAAGCACTAGACCTGATATTGCTTATGTTGTTTCTTGCCTTAGCAGATACATGGCTAATCCTGGAATGCCTCATTGGGAAGCTGTTAAATGGTTGCTCAGATATTTGAAATCTACTGTGAATTATGGTCTCTCTTTTGATAAATCTGATGATGGGGTCAAATGTGTTGGTTATGTTGACTCTAATTATGCTAACAATAAGGACAATAGAAAGTCTACCACTTCCTATGTGTTTACTCTCTGTGATTTTTGTATTAGCTGGAAATCTCAATTGCAGAGGATTGTGGCCTTATCAACAACTGAATCTGAGTACATTGTAGCCACTGAGGCTGTAAAGGAAGCAATTTGGCTGAATGGAGTCCTATCTGAACTTCAACATATTGATGATAAACCCTTGTTGTTCTCTGATAGTCAGTCTGCAATTCAGTTGTGCAAAAACCCTGTGTTTGTAGATAGTCAGTCAGTCTGCATATGA